Genomic DNA from Gimesia aquarii:
GTGGTTTACGCCGTTGTACGATGCGTTTACCACCACAGCCAACCGCGATGCATTTACTTTTTCGGGTCAGCGGTTGCAAATGATGTCGCAGGAAGAATTCGTCAACCAGGCGGGTCAACGCTCCGACGCCGCTCACACTCGACTTTCAACGACCAGGTACGCACAACAGTTTACAAAGTACTTTGCGAAACTGGCCGATCAGCACCCGACCTTCGCGGAACTGCAATCGATTACCGATTTAACGGTTCTGGCTGCGTTGATCAACAAGGAACGACTGCAACAGCAGGTTGGCTGGGATCACCGTTTCTTTTCCAGTGAGATGGATTATCTTGTTCCTCAGGGAAACATTCCCAAACAGGTACCGACTGCAATGAATTATAAAAAAGCCAGTCGACTGATGATCTGTCTGGTAGGGGGAGGAGTGACTGTGAACGCACGGGGTGTTGTCAATCAGACAGAGTTTCTGACATCCCGAGACAACACACTCCATCAGAAAAAAAACGCAGCCATTCAGCGCCGGGGAGAAAACACAACACGCTGGTGGTGGGATTGACGGGTGATTTCTAATACTGTCTACTGGTAAATGTGGTTTGTTTTCGTTGAAGATGGATTTGCACTGTCGGGCCAGCCGACAGTGGCACCCACGATGGTAGTAAAGTTAAATTATCATTGATTGATTACACTTTAGTTCATTTTTTTCTCTGATCTTAAAAGGAAACTGATTTTCATCATGAGACGTTCGCGCTTGCTGAATTTTGTGTGCTGTTTCATTCTGGCTCTCGTTTTTTCATCTGGTCAACTTCTGCAGGCTGCTGACTCGCCGAATGTGTTGCTGATCATGACTGACGATCAAGGCTGGGGAGATATCCGGTCGCATGACAATCCTTTAATCAACACACCGAATCAGGATCTGCTGGCAAAGCAGGGGGCACGCTTTGATCGGTTTTATGTCTCTCCCGTTTGTGCGCCGACGCGTGCTGCGTTAATGACGGGTCGATACAGTCTACGCACCGGCGTGCATGGCGTGACACGCGGTTTTGAAAACATGCGGGCTGAAGAAATCACGATTGCCGAGGTTTTGAAATCCGAAGAGTATGCAACAGGCGCGTTTGGGAAGTGGCACAATGGTCGTCACTACCCCATGCATCCGAACGGGCAAGGCTTCGAGGAGTTCTTCGGTTTTTGTGGCGGTCACTGGAACAGTTATTTTGATACCAACCTCGAACACAATAAACGACCGGTTGAAACCAAAGGCTACATCACCGATGTCTTGACGGACAAAGCGATTGAATTCATCAAACAAAATCAAAAGAAGCCATTCTTCTGTTATGTGCCTTACAATGCCCCACATTCGCCGTGGATTGTGCCAGAAAAATATTGGAAGAAATATGCAAACAAAGGTCTGGATGACAGAGCCCGCTGTGCTTATGCGATGGTGGAAAGTGTCGATGACAACCTGGGACGCTTGATGCAGACTCTGGATGATCTTGATTTGAGCAAGAACACCATTGTACTCTTTCTGACAGACAATGGGCCGAACAGTAATCGGTATAATGGTGGCATGCGGGGCCGCAAAGGTTCGATTCATGAAGGGGGAATTCGCGTTCCACTATTTGTGCGCTATCCGGGCAAAATCAAGCCGGGAACCGTCGTCAAGCAGATCGCCGGACATATTGATAT
This window encodes:
- a CDS encoding sulfatase-like hydrolase/transferase → MRRSRLLNFVCCFILALVFSSGQLLQAADSPNVLLIMTDDQGWGDIRSHDNPLINTPNQDLLAKQGARFDRFYVSPVCAPTRAALMTGRYSLRTGVHGVTRGFENMRAEEITIAEVLKSEEYATGAFGKWHNGRHYPMHPNGQGFEEFFGFCGGHWNSYFDTNLEHNKRPVETKGYITDVLTDKAIEFIKQNQKKPFFCYVPYNAPHSPWIVPEKYWKKYANKGLDDRARCAYAMVESVDDNLGRLMQTLDDLDLSKNTIVLFLTDNGPNSNRYNGGMRGRKGSIHEGGIRVPLFVRYPGKIKPGTVVKQIAGHIDIFPTLLDFCDFDAAPGIPLDGKSLVPLLTNESAEDWPERMIFTDRLFRNSIPGTELPVGSVRTDRWRAAYERNRKWSLYDMQADPGQKKDVAKAHPQVLKQLKVAYADWFKDVSSAGFEPIPIPVGHPQENMTSVPANESFLKPEGGQGINYSGKGHNGYANSWIEDWTDPNAAAVWHLDVLTPGTYTLTLKYTCAEKDAGCQIQTKIGDQTLTATISKPHAPPKIGNQDRVEQSDNYMRKTWATIELGTVALQKGRYDLTLTGLKKTGTKMIDVKGIEIARGQ